A window of Castor canadensis chromosome 10, mCasCan1.hap1v2, whole genome shotgun sequence contains these coding sequences:
- the LOC109676309 gene encoding protein BEX4-like: MLNCQQTLRTFSDPCYHAECITSGSTRSRGRESHHLGGAEGQKPGGNVKLGRVRRLVPNFGWGISSRHIDRNEVGDDVEKFVGQMMEIKRKSREQQMRHYRCFQTSEPDNHYDFCLIP, from the exons ATGCTTAATTGTCAGCAAACTCTTCGGACCTTCTCAGATCCATGCTACCATGCAGAATGCATTACCTCAGGCTCCACAAGGTCACGAGGGAG AGaatcccaccacttgggaggGGCTGAAGGCCAGAAGCCTGGAGGAAATGTCAAGCTTGGGCGAGTCAGGCGACTTGTCCCTAATTTTGGATGGGGCATATCTAGTAGGCATATTGATCGCAATGAAGTGGGAGATGATGTAGAAAAGTTTGTTGGGCAGATGATGGAAATCAAAAGAAAGAGTAGGGAGCAGCAGATGAGGCATTACAGGTGCTTCCAAACCTCTGAACCTGACAATCATTATGACTTTTGCCTCATACCTTGA